From the Anaerobacillus alkaliphilus genome, the window TGGAATTCACATTGAACCAATCGGTGTTTACTCACAAAAGTGGGGTAGTCTAGAAGAGCTTCCAGAAGGTGCAGAAATTCTTATGAGTAGTGCTGTGCCGGACCATGGTCGTATCTTAGCAATGTTAGAAGAAAAGGGATTAGTTACGTTAGCTGAAGGTGTAGGAATTAATGCTACGCTAGAAGATATCATTGAAAATCCAAAGAACTTTAAGTTTAGTGCGCGTTTTGAAGCTTCATTATTACCCACAGCTTACTTAAACGGCGAAGGTGATGCAGTATTAATTAACTCAAATTTTGCACTAGGTGCTGGTATTTCTCCTGGTAAAGACTCAATCGCGCTTGAGTCAGCAGATGTAACAAACCCTTACGTGAACGTAATTGCAGTCCGCGCTGGTGATGAAAATCGTCCTGAAATTCAAAAGTTAGTTGAAGTGTTACAATCAGAAGTGATCCGTAATTTCATCTTAGAAAATTGGGGCGGCGACGTAGTACCTGCTTCTAAATAATAAGGAACAAAAAGCGAGGAAGTTAACCAATATGGCTAACTTCCTTTTTCTTAATTACGGCAGTTTAGTGAAGATTTCCTAGTTTACCTTGCAAGTGAATTTCTATAATTTACAATTAACAAGAGACATACTTTACATTGGAAGGAAGTTTTCTTGATGCCAGAGGAAACAAGACGGAGGATTTTGGAAGCTGCGATGAGTTTAATGAGTATAAAAGGTTA encodes:
- a CDS encoding MetQ/NlpA family ABC transporter substrate-binding protein, with translation MKKLAGILSAAFLSLALVACGTAEEQPAEQTQTAGEATGEVVKLVIGASNVPHAEVLEAAAPILLEEGIEIEVVRFQDYVLPNQALAGNELDANYFQHIPYLTRQNEEHGYGFVNAGGIHIEPIGVYSQKWGSLEELPEGAEILMSSAVPDHGRILAMLEEKGLVTLAEGVGINATLEDIIENPKNFKFSARFEASLLPTAYLNGEGDAVLINSNFALGAGISPGKDSIALESADVTNPYVNVIAVRAGDENRPEIQKLVEVLQSEVIRNFILENWGGDVVPASK